The stretch of DNA TGGATGGTGCCGCCGCCTTCAATCAAAACCGAAGAAATGAGTTTTTCACCGAGAATCCGCACGACATCATTCGGATCCACTTGCCGGATGCCGGAAGTCGGGAAAATGGAAATGCCCCGTTTCTCTAATTCTTTCTTCGCATCCTCGTCATATTCCTGTGCTGTGAAAATCCACGTTTCCGCCTGTCCATCGGTCACGACCTTCGCATCCAGCGGAACCCGCAACGTGGAGTCCAAAATAAGGCGGATCGGATTGCGGCCATTCGGAATTCTGGTCGTCAGTTCGGGATCATCTTCGATTACGGTCGTAACGCCGACTAAAATCGCCATATGTTCATTGCGTAGCAGATGGACGTCCTGTCTCGCTTCGGCGGACGTGATCCACTTGCTGTCCGCCGTATGGGTGGCAATTTTTCCGTCCAATGTGCTTCCGGCTTTCATCGTAATGAAAGGCTTCTGTTCGACAATGAATTTATTGAAGACTTCATTCATCATGCGGGATTCCTCTTCCATCACCCCGACGAGCACTTCGATTCCTGCATCCTCCAATATTTTAACTCCTTTTC from Bacillus sp. OxB-1 encodes:
- the ribD gene encoding bifunctional diaminohydroxyphosphoribosylaminopyrimidine deaminase/5-amino-6-(5-phosphoribosylamino)uracil reductase RibD, which translates into the protein MTNHEFYMKLALENARVMKGQTDPNPLVGSVIVNDNRIVGIGTHLKAGEPHAEVHAIQMAGDKAKGGTIYVTLEPCSHFGRTGPCAKAIVEAGIQKAVIATLDPNPLVAGKGVKILEDAGIEVLVGVMEEESRMMNEVFNKFIVEQKPFITMKAGSTLDGKIATHTADSKWITSAEARQDVHLLRNEHMAILVGVTTVIEDDPELTTRIPNGRNPIRLILDSTLRVPLDAKVVTDGQAETWIFTAQEYDEDAKKELEKRGISIFPTSGIRQVDPNDVVRILGEKLISSVLIEGGGTIHAAFLENRLVDKVEIYLAPKLVGGAQAPTFLEGTGVELMRDAVDLEHLQITQIGKDFKFTGYPKYTTI